From the genome of Bordetella sp. H567, one region includes:
- a CDS encoding enoyl-CoA hydratase, whose amino-acid sequence MSESLVLMETRGRVGLLTLNRPQALNALNDALMDELGQALLALEQDATIGAIVITGSEKAFAAGADIGAMKDWSYTEVYGTDYITRNWETLKRIRKPVVAAVAGYALGGGCELAMMCDILVAADTARFGQPEIKLGVIPGAGGTQRLPRAVGKAKAMDMVLTGRMMGAEEAERAGLVSRVVPADKLLEEAIEIGTVIAAMPLQAAMMAKECVNRAYETPLNEGMLFERRSFHSLFGTPDQKEGMAAFVEKRKPNFHHR is encoded by the coding sequence ATGAGTGAATCGCTGGTTCTGATGGAGACGCGTGGACGCGTCGGTTTGTTGACGCTGAACCGGCCCCAGGCGCTGAATGCCTTGAACGATGCCTTGATGGATGAACTGGGCCAGGCCCTGCTGGCGCTGGAGCAGGACGCGACCATCGGCGCCATCGTCATCACCGGCAGCGAAAAGGCATTCGCGGCGGGCGCCGATATCGGCGCGATGAAGGATTGGAGCTACACGGAGGTGTACGGCACCGACTACATCACCCGCAATTGGGAAACCTTGAAGCGCATCCGCAAGCCGGTGGTCGCGGCGGTGGCGGGGTACGCGCTGGGTGGGGGCTGCGAGCTGGCCATGATGTGCGACATCCTAGTGGCTGCCGATACCGCCAGGTTCGGGCAGCCGGAAATCAAGCTGGGCGTCATCCCGGGCGCTGGCGGCACGCAGCGGCTGCCACGCGCCGTGGGCAAGGCCAAGGCCATGGACATGGTGCTGACCGGCCGCATGATGGGCGCGGAAGAGGCCGAGCGAGCCGGCCTGGTGTCGCGCGTGGTGCCCGCCGACAAGCTGCTGGAAGAAGCCATCGAGATCGGCACGGTCATCGCGGCCATGCCGCTGCAGGCGGCCATGATGGCCAAGGAATGCGTGAACCGCGCCTACGAAACCCCGCTGAACGAGGGCATGTTGTTCGAGCGGCGCTCCTTCCACTCGCTGTTCGGCACGCCGGACCAGAAAGAAGGCATGGCCGCCTTCGTCGAGAAGCGCAAGCCGAATTTCCACCATCGCTGA